The nucleotide sequence CGGCGCGGACGGGAGCGAGACCTGATTGGATGGAACCCTTCGCCCAGACGATCAACGCGGCAAAGAAGTACGTCGTGTCGAGCACCCTGGAGCGGGTCGATTGGAACGCGGAACTCGTGCGCGGGGATCTGGGCAAGGCCGTTCAGCAACTCAAGCGGGAGTCGGGCAAGGGACTGTTCGTGGGAGGTGTGAAGCTCCCACTGGCGTTGACGGAGCTGGGATTGATCGATGAGTA is from Candidatus Dormiibacterota bacterium and encodes:
- a CDS encoding dihydrofolate reductase family protein encodes the protein MRPLRYSINVTLDGCCDHRAGRVDEDLHRHAVENLKQADALLFGRVTYEMMEAAWRPPARTGARPDWMEPFAQTINAAKKYVVSSTLERVDWNAELVRGDLGKAVQQLKRESGKGLFVGGVKLPLALTELGLIDE